In the Candidatus Rhodoblastus alkanivorans genome, one interval contains:
- a CDS encoding DNA translocase FtsK, with protein MLMTLDQWLARFFGASRRADRAAPLAQRASFGLDGVEMRQIDADIEFPAWDEEQESSPYRPYIRRPRSVFAESPRAALAPGQTPEAPEAPPYPAFGFERARLEAEAAEKSRAILAAATRPAQAMEPVQPFQPGPQFQSNVVAESPHEPGAPQFFRPDLPHVRFTRTPEASIARRKAEEEAQRRAAEEEARRAEEEARRRAEDSARRLEEARLAQVHVMNHSMNDAMNDMTNSPKPRVRYTRTPDRVSERKAAAPQPAPEMAPERPEAAVAPAPAFGAFASMGARFSFSVGFGSLSAFVPAPVHEPAPVAAPAPVLAEPAEALAVPASDVLEKPAKMRIRVKAVAAPSEPAPQPVAEPIPIPEPEPEPEPEPAKAAETAKPVKPAEPVRSAEPVRVMKRAKTPVGGFLERLEAANFDYQPFAVETLAPPPHRHEDSEPDDELEVNADALEKTLEDFGVRGDVLNAHPGPVVTLYEFEPAPGIKSSRVIGLSDDIARSMSAVSARVAVVPGRNAIGIELPNPRRETVYLRELLASPDFVETRHKLAIALGKTIGGEPVIVDLAKMPHLLVAGTTGSGKSVAINTMILSLLYKHKPQECRLIMVDPKMLELSVYDGIPHLLTPVVTDPKKAVVALKWAVREMEDRYKKMSKLGVRNIDGFNARVAEAREKGEIISRTVQTGFDRETGEAVYEEEQMDLAVLPYIVVIVDEMADLMMVAGKEIEGAIQRLAQMARAAGIHLIMATQRPSVDVITGTIKANFPTRISFQVTSKIDSRTILGEMGAEQLLGQGDMLYMQGGGRISRVHGPFVSDVEVEKVVAHLKMQGQPEYLDAVTVEDEGEDDEADATTYAGDDEGSDLFDRAVAIVLRDKKCSTSYVQRRLSIGYNKAASLVERMEKEGVVGPANHAGKRQILIGGGIDRGAFDGE; from the coding sequence ATGTTGATGACCCTCGACCAATGGCTCGCGCGTTTTTTCGGCGCGAGCCGGCGCGCCGATCGCGCAGCGCCGCTGGCGCAGCGTGCTTCCTTCGGCCTCGACGGCGTGGAAATGCGCCAGATCGACGCCGACATTGAATTTCCGGCATGGGACGAAGAGCAGGAGTCCTCGCCCTACCGGCCCTATATCCGCCGGCCGCGTTCGGTCTTCGCCGAATCGCCGCGCGCCGCGCTCGCGCCCGGACAAACGCCGGAAGCGCCCGAGGCCCCGCCATACCCGGCCTTCGGCTTCGAGCGCGCCCGGCTCGAAGCCGAAGCGGCGGAAAAATCCCGCGCGATTCTCGCCGCCGCAACCAGGCCGGCGCAGGCGATGGAGCCGGTCCAGCCATTCCAGCCGGGGCCGCAGTTCCAGTCGAACGTCGTCGCCGAATCGCCCCACGAGCCCGGTGCGCCGCAATTCTTCCGCCCCGACCTGCCCCATGTCCGCTTCACACGCACGCCGGAGGCCTCGATCGCGCGGCGCAAGGCTGAGGAGGAAGCCCAGCGCCGCGCGGCGGAAGAGGAAGCGCGCCGCGCCGAGGAGGAAGCGCGCCGCCGCGCCGAGGATTCCGCTCGCCGGCTTGAGGAGGCGCGCCTCGCTCAAGTTCACGTCATGAACCATTCGATGAACGATGCAATGAACGATATGACCAATTCGCCAAAGCCCCGCGTCCGCTATACCCGCACGCCCGACCGCGTGAGCGAGCGCAAGGCCGCGGCCCCGCAGCCCGCTCCTGAAATGGCGCCGGAGCGGCCGGAGGCTGCGGTTGCGCCGGCGCCGGCTTTCGGCGCCTTTGCGAGCATGGGCGCGCGCTTTTCCTTCAGCGTCGGCTTTGGCAGCCTTTCCGCTTTCGTCCCCGCGCCTGTCCACGAACCCGCCCCGGTCGCGGCGCCTGCGCCCGTATTGGCCGAGCCCGCCGAGGCGCTGGCCGTCCCGGCCAGCGACGTTTTGGAGAAACCGGCGAAAATGCGGATTCGCGTCAAGGCGGTCGCCGCGCCGAGCGAGCCCGCGCCGCAGCCGGTCGCGGAGCCCATCCCCATCCCCGAGCCCGAGCCCGAGCCCGAGCCCGAGCCCGCGAAGGCCGCGGAAACCGCCAAGCCCGTCAAGCCAGCCGAACCCGTCAGATCCGCCGAGCCCGTTCGCGTGATGAAGCGCGCCAAGACGCCCGTCGGCGGCTTCCTCGAAAGACTCGAGGCCGCCAATTTCGACTATCAGCCCTTCGCGGTCGAAACGCTGGCGCCGCCGCCGCACCGCCATGAGGACAGCGAACCCGACGACGAGCTGGAGGTCAACGCCGACGCGCTCGAAAAGACTCTTGAAGATTTCGGCGTGCGCGGCGATGTGCTCAACGCCCATCCCGGGCCTGTTGTGACGCTTTACGAGTTCGAGCCGGCGCCGGGGATCAAGTCGTCGCGGGTGATCGGGCTTTCGGACGATATCGCGCGCTCGATGTCGGCGGTTTCCGCCCGCGTCGCCGTGGTGCCGGGGCGCAACGCCATCGGCATCGAATTGCCCAATCCCCGCCGCGAGACCGTCTATCTGCGCGAACTGCTCGCCTCGCCCGATTTCGTCGAGACCCGCCACAAGCTCGCCATCGCCTTGGGAAAAACCATCGGCGGCGAGCCGGTCATCGTCGATCTCGCCAAAATGCCCCATCTGCTCGTCGCCGGCACCACCGGCTCCGGCAAGTCGGTCGCCATCAACACCATGATCCTGTCGCTGCTCTACAAGCACAAGCCGCAGGAATGCCGCCTCATCATGGTCGATCCCAAAATGCTGGAATTGTCCGTCTATGACGGCATCCCGCACCTCCTCACCCCCGTCGTCACCGATCCCAAAAAGGCGGTCGTCGCCCTCAAATGGGCGGTGCGCGAGATGGAGGACCGCTACAAGAAAATGTCCAAGCTCGGCGTGCGCAACATCGACGGCTTCAACGCCCGCGTCGCCGAGGCCCGCGAAAAGGGCGAGATCATCTCGCGCACGGTGCAGACCGGCTTCGATCGCGAGACCGGCGAGGCGGTCTATGAAGAGGAGCAGATGGACCTCGCCGTCCTGCCCTATATCGTCGTCATCGTCGATGAAATGGCCGATCTCATGATGGTCGCCGGCAAGGAGATCGAAGGCGCGATCCAGCGCCTGGCGCAAATGGCGCGCGCCGCCGGCATTCATCTCATCATGGCGACCCAGCGCCCTTCGGTCGATGTCATCACCGGCACGATCAAGGCCAATTTCCCGACCCGCATCTCATTCCAGGTGACGTCGAAAATCGACAGCCGGACGATCCTGGGCGAGATGGGCGCGGAGCAGCTCCTGGGCCAGGGCGACATGCTTTACATGCAGGGCGGAGGGCGGATTTCCCGCGTGCACGGGCCTTTCGTGTCGGATGTCGAGGTCGAGAAGGTGGTGGCCCATCTGAAGATGCAGGGCCAGCCGGAATATCTCGACGCGGTGACGGTGGAGGACGAGGGCGAGGACGACGAGGCTGACGCCACAACCTATGCCGGCGACGACGAGGGCAGCGACCTCTTCGACCGCGCGGTGGCGATCGTGCTGCGCGACAAGAAATGCTCGACCTCTTATGTCCAGCGCCGGCTTTCGATCGGCTACAACAAGGCGGCGTCGCTGGTCGAACGCATGGAAAAGGAAGGGGTGGTAGGCCCCGCCAACCACGCCGGCAAACGCCAGATTCTCATCGGCGGCGGCATAGATCGCGGCGCGTTCGACGGGGAGTAA
- a CDS encoding sensor histidine kinase yields the protein MIGWRGLVGLWRLFRTTAFKLAIAYFIIFGFGFTLVIEQVGENVRELVNQQIRQTIDADIKGLADQYGDGGLAQLVAVVERRSRAPGASIYLVTAPNGVAVAGNVLELPAGVLDQKTAVEIRYERLGEPNVKRRAIARVFTLPGGFRLLIGHDLEDRERLRHILGSALFTSLLWLLVIATFGGLFVARRLLQRVDAMSAKAATLLQGDLTGRLPLSGADDELDRLARNLNAMLDRIASLMEGIRQVSDNIAHDLRTPLTRLRNNAEQALQLEAGEEGARAALEQVIEEADGLIRIFNALLMIARAESHSSRENFTDLDASELVRDMAELYEPAAEEANIVLRVEAPQPAPIHGQRELIGQAMANLIDNALKYGAPDLPGAAADVAITSALTDDWVEIAVADRGPGIPATERERVQGRFVRLEASRSLPGSGLGLSLAAAVARLHDGVLRIEDNAPGLRVVLALPRRREGRGA from the coding sequence ATGATAGGCTGGCGGGGCCTCGTCGGTTTGTGGCGGCTCTTCCGCACCACCGCCTTCAAGCTGGCGATCGCCTATTTCATCATCTTCGGCTTCGGCTTCACCCTGGTGATCGAGCAGGTCGGCGAGAATGTGCGCGAACTCGTCAACCAGCAGATACGCCAGACCATCGACGCCGACATCAAGGGCCTCGCCGATCAATATGGCGACGGCGGCCTCGCTCAACTGGTCGCGGTGGTGGAGCGCCGCTCGCGCGCGCCGGGGGCGTCGATCTATCTGGTGACGGCCCCGAACGGCGTCGCCGTCGCCGGCAACGTGCTCGAACTTCCAGCCGGCGTGCTCGACCAGAAGACTGCGGTCGAGATCCGATACGAGCGGCTCGGCGAGCCCAATGTCAAACGCCGGGCCATAGCCCGTGTTTTCACCTTGCCCGGCGGCTTCCGCCTGCTGATCGGACACGATCTCGAAGACCGCGAGCGGCTGCGGCACATTCTTGGCTCGGCTCTGTTCACCTCTTTGTTGTGGCTGCTGGTGATCGCGACCTTCGGCGGGCTGTTCGTCGCGCGGCGCCTGCTGCAGCGGGTGGACGCGATGAGCGCGAAGGCCGCGACCCTGCTGCAGGGCGATCTGACCGGCCGGCTGCCGCTCTCCGGCGCGGACGACGAACTCGACCGCCTCGCGCGCAATCTCAACGCCATGCTCGACCGGATCGCCAGCCTGATGGAGGGAATTCGGCAGGTCTCGGACAATATCGCCCACGACCTGCGCACGCCGCTGACAAGGCTGCGCAACAATGCCGAACAGGCGTTGCAGCTCGAAGCCGGGGAGGAGGGCGCCCGCGCCGCGCTGGAGCAGGTGATCGAGGAGGCCGACGGGCTGATCCGCATCTTCAACGCGCTGCTGATGATCGCGCGGGCCGAATCCCATTCCTCGCGCGAGAATTTCACCGATCTCGACGCGTCCGAACTCGTCCGCGACATGGCCGAGCTTTACGAGCCCGCGGCCGAGGAGGCCAATATCGTCCTTCGGGTCGAGGCGCCTCAGCCCGCGCCGATTCACGGCCAGCGCGAGCTGATCGGCCAGGCAATGGCCAATCTGATCGACAATGCGCTCAAATATGGCGCGCCCGACCTGCCCGGCGCGGCGGCGGACGTCGCCATCACGTCGGCGCTCACGGACGACTGGGTCGAGATCGCGGTCGCCGATCGGGGTCCGGGCATTCCCGCGACGGAGCGGGAGCGGGTGCAGGGGCGTTTCGTGCGGCTGGAAGCGTCGCGAAGCCTGCCGGGCTCCGGCCTCGGCCTTTCGCTTGCCGCCGCCGTCGCCCGGCTCCATGACGGCGTGTTGCGAATCGAGGACAATGCGCCCGGGCTGCGGGTCGTCCTGGCGCTGCCGCGCCGCAGGGAGGGAAGAGGAGCATGA
- a CDS encoding bifunctional [glutamine synthetase] adenylyltransferase/[glutamine synthetase]-adenylyl-L-tyrosine phosphorylase — MTTKALTIPRPVKLAAARARVAEVLKAAGEETAAALRALPDWSKLEAVLGGIADQSPFLWGLARRDPARLLRIRSLNPDAALDEALRRLSACHAPDCTEAHAMSLLRKAKQEIALIVALADLSGEWDVVAATKALSRAADRFVVAALRVALRLSGDRLALAHPDEPERDCGLVILALGKHGALELNYSSDVDLVVFYDSRSPVLGAGPGAKANSLRLTQHLVKLLQERTGDGYVLRVDLRLRPDPGSTAAAVSLDAARHYYETLGQNWERAAMIKARPVAGDLALGFDFLQEMAAFVWRKYFDYATIADIHAMKRQIHAAKGHAEIAVAGHDVKLGRGGIREIEFFVQTQQLIFGGRRKQLRGARTLDMLRQLCTDNWITQQAADDLSDAYHFLRAVEHRLQMVNDQQTQRLPEDEGALKNFARFCGYAGTAGFARDLLRHFRAVEKHYARLFEHAPGLDSLAGNLVFTGAADDPETLETLREMGFRDPALAAETVRGWHFGRRPAVRSARAREALTELVPALLEAFSNSGDADSGLAAFDAALARLPAATELFSLLRSHAAMLQLFADILGGAPRLAQVIARSPHVLDVAIDRGVMAAPMDVAEYVARLVLFHNAGPSLETFLDVVRDFGNEENFMIGLRLFAGLIEPDQAAQAYAALAEAIVRACLARVEMDFSAEHGVVPGGRCVVLGLGKLGSREMTATSDLDLVLLYDFDPERPESDGQKPLHATVYYIRLTQRLIAALTAPTRRGKLFEVDMRLRPSGRQGPLATQFASFRAYQASEAEIWEHMALTRARPIAGDDGLAATAAATIAQTLYRPRDTAGLAKAVRDTRALIAREKGDDDGWNLKLAAGGLLDVEFLAQFLALAHGAEAPALRQTATAHILAAAAKSGFLDAETSESLLKAHALYANVTQWLRLALGDGANPRHAAQGVKRRIAAATGLPDFGLLERELAATRKEVRRIFTQVLAKG, encoded by the coding sequence ATGACGACCAAGGCGCTGACCATCCCCCGTCCGGTCAAGCTCGCCGCCGCCCGCGCGCGGGTCGCGGAAGTTCTTAAAGCCGCGGGCGAGGAAACCGCCGCTGCTCTGCGCGCCTTGCCGGACTGGTCGAAACTGGAAGCGGTTCTCGGCGGGATCGCCGATCAGTCGCCCTTCCTTTGGGGGCTGGCGCGGCGCGATCCCGCCCGCCTGCTTCGCATCCGCAGCCTGAACCCCGATGCGGCGCTCGACGAGGCGCTGCGCCGCCTTTCGGCCTGCCATGCGCCCGATTGCACGGAGGCTCACGCCATGAGCCTGTTGCGCAAGGCGAAGCAGGAGATCGCGCTGATCGTGGCCCTGGCCGATCTTTCAGGCGAATGGGACGTCGTCGCCGCGACCAAAGCCCTGTCGCGGGCGGCGGACCGTTTTGTCGTCGCCGCCCTGCGCGTCGCCCTGCGCCTGTCGGGCGACAGACTGGCGCTCGCCCATCCGGACGAGCCGGAGCGCGACTGCGGCCTTGTGATTCTGGCGCTCGGCAAGCACGGCGCGCTGGAGCTGAATTATTCCTCCGACGTCGATCTCGTCGTGTTCTATGACTCCCGCTCGCCCGTCCTCGGCGCGGGTCCCGGCGCGAAAGCCAATTCGCTGCGCCTGACCCAACATCTCGTAAAGCTTTTGCAGGAGCGCACCGGCGACGGCTACGTGCTGAGGGTTGATCTTCGTTTGCGGCCCGATCCCGGCTCGACCGCCGCCGCCGTTTCGCTCGACGCCGCGCGCCATTATTACGAGACGCTCGGCCAGAACTGGGAGCGCGCCGCCATGATCAAGGCGCGCCCGGTGGCGGGCGATCTCGCGCTCGGCTTCGATTTCCTGCAGGAAATGGCCGCCTTCGTCTGGCGCAAATATTTCGATTACGCGACCATCGCCGACATTCACGCCATGAAGCGCCAGATCCACGCGGCCAAGGGCCATGCCGAGATCGCGGTCGCCGGCCATGACGTGAAGCTCGGGCGCGGCGGCATCCGCGAGATCGAATTTTTCGTCCAGACCCAGCAGCTGATTTTCGGCGGCCGCCGCAAGCAATTGCGCGGCGCGCGCACGCTCGACATGCTGCGACAGCTCTGCACGGACAATTGGATCACGCAGCAGGCCGCGGATGATTTGAGCGACGCCTATCATTTTCTGCGCGCGGTCGAGCACCGCCTGCAAATGGTCAACGACCAGCAGACCCAGCGCCTGCCCGAGGACGAGGGCGCGCTGAAAAATTTCGCGCGCTTCTGCGGCTATGCCGGGACCGCCGGATTCGCCCGCGATCTGCTGCGCCATTTCCGCGCGGTGGAGAAACATTACGCGCGCCTGTTCGAGCATGCGCCCGGCCTGGATTCGCTGGCGGGCAATCTGGTTTTCACCGGCGCTGCGGATGATCCTGAAACGTTGGAAACCCTGCGCGAAATGGGGTTCCGCGATCCCGCGCTCGCGGCCGAGACCGTGCGCGGCTGGCATTTCGGGCGCCGCCCCGCCGTGCGCAGCGCCCGCGCCCGCGAGGCGCTGACGGAGCTGGTTCCGGCGCTGCTCGAAGCCTTTTCCAATTCGGGCGACGCCGATTCCGGCCTGGCGGCCTTCGACGCCGCTCTGGCGCGGCTGCCGGCGGCGACGGAACTGTTCTCGCTGCTCAGATCGCACGCGGCGATGCTCCAGCTTTTCGCCGACATTCTCGGCGGCGCGCCGCGTCTGGCGCAGGTGATCGCGCGCAGCCCCCATGTGCTCGACGTCGCGATCGATCGCGGCGTGATGGCTGCGCCGATGGACGTCGCCGAATACGTAGCGCGTCTCGTGCTGTTCCATAACGCCGGTCCGAGTTTGGAGACTTTTCTCGACGTCGTGCGGGATTTCGGGAATGAGGAGAATTTCATGATCGGCTTGCGGCTGTTTGCCGGGCTGATCGAGCCGGACCAGGCGGCGCAGGCCTATGCCGCGCTCGCCGAGGCGATCGTTCGCGCCTGTCTGGCGCGCGTCGAAATGGATTTTTCCGCCGAGCACGGCGTCGTACCGGGCGGGCGCTGCGTCGTGCTGGGCTTGGGAAAACTCGGCTCGCGCGAAATGACCGCGACCTCCGACCTGGATCTCGTCCTGCTCTATGATTTCGACCCCGAACGCCCCGAATCCGACGGCCAGAAGCCGCTCCACGCCACAGTCTATTACATCAGGTTGACCCAGCGCCTGATCGCGGCGCTGACCGCGCCGACCCGGCGCGGCAAATTGTTCGAGGTGGACATGCGGCTGCGGCCTTCCGGCCGGCAGGGGCCGCTGGCGACGCAATTCGCTTCGTTCCGGGCGTATCAGGCTTCCGAAGCTGAAATCTGGGAACATATGGCGCTGACCCGGGCGCGGCCGATCGCCGGCGACGACGGTCTCGCCGCCACGGCCGCCGCGACCATCGCGCAAACGCTGTATCGCCCGCGCGACACGGCCGGGCTCGCCAAGGCGGTGCGCGACACGCGCGCCCTGATCGCCCGGGAAAAGGGCGACGACGACGGCTGGAACCTCAAGCTCGCCGCCGGCGGCCTGCTCGATGTCGAATTCCTGGCGCAATTTCTCGCCTTGGCCCATGGCGCCGAGGCGCCGGCGCTGCGCCAAACCGCGACGGCGCACATTCTGGCCGCCGCGGCAAAATCCGGTTTTCTGGACGCCGAGACGTCGGAAAGCCTGCTCAAGGCGCACGCCCTTTACGCCAATGTCACCCAATGGCTGCGGCTGGCTTTGGGCGACGGCGCCAACCCGCGGCACGCCGCCCAAGGCGTCAAACGCCGCATCGCCGCCGCCACCGGCCTGCCGGATTTCGGCTTGCTGGAGCGGGAACTGGCGGCGACGCGGAAAGAAGTGAGGCGGATTTTTACGCAGGTCTTGGCGAAGGGCTGA
- a CDS encoding acyl-CoA dehydrogenase C-terminal domain-containing protein encodes MPAYKAPLRDMLYVLYELMDGESVTSLPGFEDFSRDTIEAVLGEAAKLCEEVLQPINRSGDEEGCAFENGVVRTPNGFKHAYDAFRDGGWTGIACDPAFGGQGLPATVDTLVVEMICSANLSFGMYPGLSHGAYVALHAYGSDALKETFLPKLVDGTWSGTMCLTEPQCGTDLGLLRTRAVPNDDGSYKITGTKIFISAGEHDLTENIIHLVLARLPDAPKGVKGVSLFLVPKFLVKPDGSPGARNGVACGSIEHKMGIKASSTCVMNFDEAQGFLIGAPHKGMQAMFTMMNTERLAVGVQGLGLAEASYQGAVAYARERLQGRSLSGAKYPDKPADPLVVHPDIRRMLLTQRAYIEGSRALAIWAAKNLDLAKRHPDPAERAKAEDFVAVITPVVKALMTDLGFEATNLGMQVFGGHGYIRENGMEQFVRDARIAQIYEGANGVQALDLVGRKMPAHAGRFLRSFFHPVSDHIAAKKADPALAEFIGPLEKAFIRLQQATTFIAQRGMARPDEAGAAASDYLRLFGLTALAYLWAQMAENSLPKAEEDPFYRAKVGTARFFMERLLPQTGGLLQAISSGARTTMAFEEAAF; translated from the coding sequence ATGCCCGCCTACAAGGCCCCTTTGCGCGATATGCTTTACGTGCTCTACGAATTGATGGACGGCGAAAGCGTCACGTCCTTGCCCGGCTTCGAGGATTTTTCCCGCGACACCATCGAGGCCGTGCTCGGAGAAGCCGCCAAGCTCTGTGAGGAAGTCCTCCAGCCGATCAACCGTTCCGGCGACGAGGAAGGCTGCGCATTCGAGAATGGCGTCGTCCGCACGCCGAATGGCTTCAAACACGCCTATGACGCCTTCCGCGACGGCGGCTGGACCGGCATAGCCTGCGATCCGGCTTTTGGCGGCCAGGGTCTGCCGGCCACGGTCGATACTCTGGTCGTCGAGATGATCTGCTCGGCCAATCTGTCCTTCGGCATGTATCCCGGCCTGTCCCACGGCGCCTATGTCGCCCTGCACGCCTATGGCTCCGACGCGCTCAAGGAAACGTTTCTGCCGAAACTGGTGGACGGGACCTGGTCCGGCACCATGTGCCTCACCGAGCCCCAATGCGGCACCGATCTCGGCCTGTTGCGCACCCGCGCGGTTCCCAACGACGACGGCTCCTACAAGATCACCGGCACGAAAATCTTCATCTCGGCCGGCGAGCACGATCTCACCGAAAACATCATCCATCTGGTGCTCGCCCGCCTGCCGGACGCGCCCAAGGGGGTGAAGGGCGTCAGTCTGTTCCTCGTGCCGAAATTTCTGGTCAAGCCGGATGGGTCGCCTGGCGCCCGCAACGGGGTCGCCTGTGGCTCGATCGAACACAAGATGGGCATCAAGGCCTCTTCCACCTGCGTGATGAATTTCGACGAGGCGCAGGGTTTTCTCATCGGCGCCCCCCACAAGGGCATGCAGGCCATGTTCACCATGATGAACACCGAACGCCTCGCGGTTGGCGTTCAGGGTCTCGGCCTCGCCGAAGCCTCCTATCAGGGCGCCGTGGCTTATGCCCGCGAGCGCCTGCAGGGCCGCTCGCTCTCCGGCGCCAAATATCCCGACAAGCCGGCCGATCCGCTCGTCGTCCATCCCGACATCCGCCGCATGCTGCTGACCCAGCGCGCCTATATCGAGGGCTCGCGCGCCCTCGCCATCTGGGCGGCGAAAAATCTCGACCTCGCCAAGCGCCATCCCGATCCCGCCGAGCGCGCCAAAGCGGAGGATTTCGTCGCCGTGATCACCCCGGTGGTCAAGGCGCTGATGACCGATCTCGGCTTCGAGGCGACCAATCTCGGCATGCAGGTTTTCGGCGGCCACGGCTATATCCGCGAGAACGGCATGGAGCAATTCGTCCGCGACGCCCGCATCGCCCAGATCTATGAAGGCGCCAATGGCGTGCAGGCTCTGGACCTCGTCGGCCGCAAGATGCCGGCCCATGCGGGGAGGTTCCTGCGCAGTTTCTTCCATCCGGTCTCGGACCATATCGCCGCGAAAAAGGCCGATCCGGCGCTTGCCGAATTCATCGGCCCGCTGGAAAAGGCTTTCATCCGGCTGCAACAGGCGACGACTTTCATTGCGCAAAGGGGCATGGCGCGGCCCGACGAGGCCGGCGCGGCGGCGAGTGATTATCTGCGCCTGTTCGGCCTGACCGCTTTGGCCTATCTATGGGCGCAAATGGCCGAGAACAGCCTGCCCAAGGCGGAGGAAGACCCCTTCTATCGCGCCAAGGTCGGCACGGCGCGCTTCTTCATGGAGCGCCTGCTGCCCCAGACCGGCGGCCTGCTCCAGGCGATCTCCTCCGGCGCCAGGACCACGATGGCCTTCGAAGAAGCGGCGTTCTGA